One Deltaproteobacteria bacterium genomic region harbors:
- the cysS gene encoding cysteine--tRNA ligase → MALKVYNTLTRSKEEFKPVLDNHVGMYVCGVTVYDLCHIGHARSAIVFDVIYRYLKKKGYDVKFVKNFTDIDDKIIKRANEQSVSAADIAEKYINEYYKDMDTLGLEKPDYEPKVTDHISDIIGFIQGLVQNGSAYELNGDVYFSVRKFGSYGKLSGKDIEDLEAGARVGIDETKQDPLDFALWKKSKEKEPWWSSPWGKGRPGWHIECSVMSTKYLGETFDIHGGGMDLIFPHHENEIAQTEALTGKRFVNYWLHNGFVQINKEKMSKSLGNFFTIRDIVKTYEPQALRLFILTKHYRSPLDFTEQTLKEEEKALYRGYASLRILSKLPEKGKKELSDEQMTAFSNKLNRYIADFYNAMDDDFNTASALSSLFDIMHLINTYLKNNTAKPKMEPIKKSKDFIKDAIEILGIFNNDPYEFLRSRRSKRLKDTGLTEIEIEGLLKSRDTLRQEKKFKESDEVRAKLLNHGIAVMDTPDGTTWDIID, encoded by the coding sequence ATGGCACTGAAAGTCTATAATACGCTTACACGCAGCAAAGAAGAGTTCAAACCAGTACTTGATAACCATGTCGGTATGTATGTGTGCGGTGTTACAGTCTATGACCTCTGTCATATAGGACATGCCCGTTCTGCAATAGTGTTTGATGTGATCTACAGGTATCTTAAAAAAAAAGGTTATGATGTTAAATTCGTAAAGAACTTCACCGACATAGATGATAAGATTATCAAAAGGGCAAATGAACAGTCCGTCAGTGCAGCAGATATCGCAGAGAAATACATAAATGAATATTATAAAGATATGGACACTCTTGGGCTTGAAAAACCAGATTATGAACCAAAGGTTACCGACCATATATCAGATATTATCGGGTTTATACAGGGTCTTGTGCAAAATGGATCTGCCTATGAATTAAATGGCGATGTTTATTTCTCTGTAAGAAAGTTTGGCAGCTATGGAAAGCTTTCGGGTAAAGATATAGAAGACCTTGAGGCAGGGGCAAGGGTTGGGATCGATGAAACAAAGCAGGATCCCCTCGATTTTGCCTTATGGAAAAAAAGCAAAGAAAAAGAGCCGTGGTGGAGCAGCCCATGGGGTAAAGGCAGGCCGGGCTGGCATATCGAATGCTCCGTTATGAGTACAAAATATCTTGGCGAAACCTTTGATATTCATGGCGGCGGCATGGATCTCATTTTCCCTCACCATGAAAATGAAATAGCTCAAACGGAGGCGCTCACGGGTAAAAGGTTTGTGAATTACTGGCTTCATAACGGGTTTGTTCAAATCAATAAAGAAAAGATGTCCAAATCACTCGGTAATTTTTTCACGATCCGTGATATTGTTAAAACATATGAGCCTCAAGCGCTCAGGCTGTTTATTCTTACAAAACATTATAGAAGCCCGCTTGATTTTACAGAACAGACACTGAAAGAAGAAGAGAAAGCCTTGTACAGAGGTTATGCGAGTCTGAGAATTCTAAGCAAGCTGCCCGAAAAGGGTAAAAAAGAGCTGTCCGATGAGCAAATGACGGCATTTTCCAATAAGCTGAATCGGTACATAGCAGATTTCTATAATGCAATGGATGACGACTTTAACACCGCATCTGCCTTATCAAGCCTGTTTGATATAATGCATTTAATAAATACGTATCTTAAAAACAACACCGCAAAGCCGAAAATGGAGCCGATCAAAAAATCAAAGGATTTTATAAAAGATGCTATAGAGATACTTGGTATTTTTAATAATGATCCTTATGAATTCCTGAGATCAAGGCGAAGTAAACGGCTTAAAGATACAGGGCTTACAGAAATAGAAATTGAAGGATTGCTTAAAAGTAGAGATACCTTAAGACAGGAAAAGAAGTTCAAAGAATCCGATGAAGTAAGGGCAAAACTTCTAAATCACGGCATTGCAGTTATGGACACACCGGACGGAACAACATGGGACATAATTGATTAA
- the uvrB gene encoding excinuclease ABC subunit UvrB gives MARFKIVSDYKPSGDQPQAIEELVKGIKNNQKNQVLLGVTGSGKTFTMAHVIEQIQIPTLIIAPNKTLAAQLYTEMQALFPDNAVEYFVSYYDYYQPEAYVPETDTYIEKDASINDEIDKLRHSATHSLLERKDVIIVASVSCIYGLGSPEAYKGMLAYAETGRQLNRDEFIHRLVNIQYTRNNYDFYRGVFRVIGDTVEVFPAYESDIAIHVEFFGNTVDTIYTFDPVRGKKKDILKRVVIYPASHYVADEVSLKHAVEAIRQELAERLKEFRNSGKLLEEERLKRRTLYDIEMLGEMGYCTGIENYSRHLSKRAPGDPPYTLLDYFPKQFLSIIDESHLTVPQIGGMYEGDRSRKRTLVEYGFRLPSALDNRPLKFSEFEQRIDKVVYVSATPSEYEIKISSRRIIEQIIRPTGLVDPKVIIKDATNQVDTLLEEIRKRVGVNERVLVTTLTKRMAEELTEYYASLGIKVKYMHSDIVTLERVDIIRDLRMGKFDVLIGINLLREGLDLPEVSLVAILDGDKEGFLRSARSLIQTIGRAARNVNGTVIIFADRITGAIKQALDETNRRRIKQLAYNKEYGIVPETIKKQIRELRTSIYEKDYYTVPVEMADGTEEYIDPENIPSRIKELKSEMRRAAKELEFEKATELRDRIKKLSDLYLKI, from the coding sequence ATGGCACGATTCAAAATCGTTTCTGATTACAAGCCTTCCGGAGATCAACCGCAGGCAATAGAAGAACTGGTCAAAGGTATCAAAAACAACCAGAAGAATCAGGTTTTACTGGGTGTTACCGGTTCCGGTAAAACATTTACAATGGCTCATGTTATTGAGCAAATCCAGATTCCAACGCTTATCATTGCCCCAAACAAAACCCTTGCTGCCCAGCTTTACACGGAGATGCAGGCACTGTTTCCTGATAATGCTGTGGAATATTTTGTAAGTTATTATGATTATTATCAGCCCGAAGCTTATGTACCGGAAACGGACACATATATAGAAAAAGATGCATCAATAAATGATGAGATCGACAAATTAAGGCATTCTGCAACACATTCTTTGCTTGAGAGAAAAGATGTAATCATTGTTGCAAGTGTGTCGTGCATCTATGGACTTGGTTCTCCTGAGGCTTATAAAGGTATGCTTGCTTATGCAGAAACGGGCAGGCAGCTAAACAGGGACGAGTTCATTCACAGGCTTGTGAATATCCAATATACGAGGAACAATTATGACTTTTATAGAGGTGTATTTAGAGTAATAGGCGATACTGTAGAGGTGTTTCCTGCTTATGAAAGCGATATAGCAATACACGTAGAGTTTTTTGGGAATACCGTTGATACAATCTACACTTTTGATCCTGTCAGAGGGAAAAAGAAGGATATACTTAAAAGGGTGGTTATTTACCCTGCAAGCCATTATGTCGCCGATGAAGTAAGCCTGAAGCATGCAGTGGAAGCAATAAGACAGGAACTTGCCGAAAGACTAAAAGAGTTCAGAAACTCGGGTAAGCTGCTTGAAGAAGAAAGGCTCAAAAGACGAACTCTTTATGATATAGAAATGCTCGGAGAAATGGGTTATTGCACAGGAATAGAGAACTATTCCAGACATTTAAGTAAAAGAGCACCTGGAGATCCTCCGTATACATTGCTTGATTATTTTCCAAAGCAATTCCTGTCCATTATTGATGAAAGCCATCTAACAGTCCCTCAGATAGGCGGGATGTATGAGGGCGATAGAAGCAGGAAACGAACGCTCGTCGAATACGGTTTCAGATTACCGTCCGCACTCGACAATAGACCGCTTAAGTTCTCGGAATTCGAGCAAAGGATCGATAAAGTTGTTTATGTATCAGCAACGCCTTCAGAATACGAGATAAAAATATCAAGCCGCAGAATCATAGAACAGATAATAAGGCCGACAGGTCTTGTTGATCCCAAGGTTATTATTAAAGATGCAACCAACCAGGTTGATACATTGCTTGAGGAGATCAGAAAACGCGTTGGAGTGAATGAAAGGGTTCTCGTAACAACACTAACAAAACGCATGGCAGAAGAGCTTACAGAATACTATGCAAGTCTTGGTATCAAGGTCAAATATATGCACTCCGATATAGTAACACTTGAGAGGGTCGATATTATCCGTGATTTAAGGATGGGCAAATTTGATGTGTTGATAGGTATAAATCTATTAAGAGAAGGACTTGATCTGCCGGAAGTATCTCTTGTTGCAATCCTTGATGGAGATAAGGAGGGTTTTTTAAGATCAGCCCGTTCTCTCATACAAACCATTGGAAGGGCGGCAAGAAATGTCAATGGTACGGTGATCATATTTGCCGACAGGATCACTGGTGCGATAAAACAAGCACTCGACGAAACAAATAGAAGACGGATCAAGCAGCTCGCGTACAACAAAGAGTATGGTATTGTGCCGGAAACAATAAAAAAACAGATCAGAGAGCTACGGACATCTATATACGAAAAGGATTATTATACGGTACCTGTCGAGATGGCGGATGGCACAGAAGAGTACATTGATCCGGAAAACATACCATCAAGAATAAAAGAGCTCAAAAGTGAAATGAGACGCGCTGCCAAGGAGCTTGAGTTTGAAAAGGCGACAGAGCTAAGAGACAGGATTAAAAAGTTAAGCGATCTTTATCTGAAGATATGA
- a CDS encoding aspartate ammonia-lyase, producing the protein MTYRLEHDSLGEVKVPQDVYYGAQTKRALDNFPVSGEKNHPLLIKAYLILKKACALTNAELGVLDKKRSKAIIHGCDELISDRYTEQIVIDKYQAGAGTSLNMNINEVIANIALERLGYKKGNYDYLSPNDHVNMSQSTNDTFPTASHIALIWNTQELIGSLVLLVKSLHKKAAAFKHLLKSGRTHLQAAVPVTLGQEFFAYEETIKKSISMLRHISEPVNPSKYPFPSLLEVAIGGTAVGTGLNTPKYYRDTVIKNLNKATGLNLIKSADPREALQSRIAISRMSSTIHDIALELIRIANDLRLLSSGTITGIGEINLPAVQPGSSIMPGKANPVMAEALNMICFRVIGNALTVSMAEQAGQLELNVMMPVMINTLLESIDILKNFIPVFARKAVDGITVNKDRLDYYFKNTPSIATILNPIIGYLKAAEVVKQSISEKRPVTDIIIEKGLMGKKELDGLLKSDRITGILDNERNKHASN; encoded by the coding sequence ATGACGTATAGATTAGAACATGATTCATTGGGAGAGGTAAAGGTTCCACAGGATGTGTATTACGGTGCTCAGACAAAAAGGGCATTGGATAACTTTCCGGTGAGCGGTGAGAAAAACCATCCTCTACTCATCAAGGCTTATTTAATACTTAAGAAGGCGTGCGCCCTTACAAATGCAGAACTGGGTGTACTTGATAAAAAACGTTCAAAAGCGATCATACACGGGTGTGATGAATTGATTTCAGACAGATACACGGAACAAATTGTTATTGACAAATATCAGGCAGGGGCCGGCACGTCACTTAACATGAACATTAACGAGGTTATTGCAAATATTGCCCTTGAGAGACTCGGGTATAAAAAGGGGAATTACGATTATTTGAGCCCAAACGACCACGTAAACATGTCTCAATCAACGAATGATACATTTCCAACCGCATCCCATATTGCTTTAATATGGAACACCCAAGAACTTATTGGGTCGCTGGTTTTACTCGTAAAATCATTGCATAAAAAAGCCGCAGCTTTTAAGCATCTATTGAAATCGGGAAGAACACACCTGCAGGCTGCAGTGCCTGTTACGCTCGGTCAGGAATTCTTTGCCTACGAAGAAACAATTAAAAAATCAATATCAATGCTTCGCCATATATCGGAACCGGTAAATCCGTCTAAATATCCGTTTCCGTCTTTGCTTGAAGTAGCAATCGGAGGAACTGCCGTAGGAACGGGTTTAAACACTCCAAAATATTATAGAGATACCGTTATTAAAAATTTAAACAAAGCAACAGGGCTTAATCTTATCAAATCTGCGGATCCAAGAGAGGCACTGCAGAGCAGGATTGCGATAAGCCGCATGTCCTCAACCATACACGACATAGCCCTGGAGCTAATCCGCATAGCAAACGATCTGAGGCTTTTATCGTCAGGAACTATAACTGGTATCGGTGAGATAAACCTTCCCGCGGTTCAGCCTGGCTCTTCAATTATGCCGGGTAAAGCCAATCCAGTTATGGCAGAAGCACTCAACATGATCTGCTTTAGGGTAATCGGTAACGCTTTGACCGTTTCTATGGCAGAACAAGCCGGCCAGCTTGAACTGAACGTTATGATGCCTGTCATGATAAATACCCTGCTTGAATCGATTGATATCCTTAAAAATTTTATACCTGTCTTTGCAAGAAAGGCGGTTGATGGTATCACGGTAAACAAAGACAGGCTTGATTATTATTTTAAAAATACACCATCAATAGCAACTATACTGAATCCAATAATAGGCTATCTCAAAGCCGCTGAGGTAGTAAAACAGTCCATATCAGAAAAAAGACCCGTTACAGATATAATAATAGAAAAAGGATTGATGGGAAAAAAAGAGCTCGATGGACTTCTTAAAAGTGACCGCATTACCGGTATCCTGGATAACGAAAGGAACAAACATGCCAGTAATTGA
- a CDS encoding redoxin family protein, with product MKDQLYNILQPRWINSIPLIVATSEKDEDELNLYIINEMLNGKVILLDFWEYTCINCLRTLPYVKEWHKRYADKGLVVIGVHTPEFSVSVEKKNVENAVKELGITYPVVLDGDYAIWTSLHNQYWPRKLLFNSKLEIVYDSAGEGGYREVEIKIQQALLELDGTLKMPPIMEPVRDADMEGTHCYPATPELYCGFVRGRLGNTEGYNKDSNPVVYSMPETLTSGMLYLNGTWASTEESIIATELPANIEIIYKAAQINAVISSASSEPIKVYIEINGAPISEHDKGDDILYDQRGSYVLVDKPKMYNITGNQPYREYDIKIFPDNIALEFFAFTFVSCVEPH from the coding sequence ATGAAGGACCAGCTATATAACATACTTCAACCAAGATGGATCAACTCAATACCGTTAATAGTCGCAACATCCGAAAAAGATGAGGATGAACTGAACCTTTATATAATAAATGAAATGTTAAACGGTAAGGTAATATTATTAGATTTCTGGGAGTACACGTGCATAAATTGTCTCAGAACGCTCCCCTATGTAAAGGAATGGCATAAGCGTTATGCCGATAAAGGACTTGTGGTTATCGGTGTACATACGCCCGAGTTCAGTGTATCTGTTGAAAAAAAGAACGTTGAGAATGCAGTAAAAGAACTCGGTATAACATACCCTGTTGTTCTAGACGGTGATTATGCGATATGGACAAGCCTTCATAATCAATACTGGCCGAGAAAACTGCTGTTTAATTCAAAGCTTGAGATCGTGTACGATAGTGCGGGAGAAGGCGGATATAGAGAGGTTGAGATTAAGATACAGCAGGCACTTCTCGAGCTTGACGGTACATTAAAAATGCCGCCAATTATGGAGCCTGTAAGGGATGCCGATATGGAGGGAACCCATTGCTATCCGGCTACGCCGGAGTTGTATTGCGGTTTTGTAAGGGGCAGGCTTGGGAACACAGAGGGTTATAATAAGGATAGTAATCCCGTAGTATACTCCATGCCTGAAACATTAACATCGGGCATGCTTTATCTTAACGGAACATGGGCATCTACAGAAGAAAGCATTATTGCAACGGAACTACCTGCAAATATTGAAATCATTTACAAAGCGGCTCAAATCAATGCAGTAATATCTTCAGCTTCAAGTGAACCGATAAAGGTTTATATCGAGATAAACGGGGCTCCCATCAGTGAACACGATAAAGGGGATGATATACTGTACGATCAACGTGGAAGCTATGTGCTTGTGGATAAGCCTAAGATGTATAACATAACAGGTAATCAACCCTACAGGGAATACGATATCAAGATATTCCCCGACAATATAGCTCTTGAGTTTTTTGCCTTTACTTTCGTCTCATGTGTTGAACCGCATTAA
- the mutL gene encoding DNA mismatch repair endonuclease MutL, with protein MGIIKLLSDTLSSKIAAGEVIEKPASIVKELVENAIDAHASYITVELTDGGKAFIQIKDNGDGILSEDVELAVQRHATSKLTDEKGLYEINTLGFRGEALYSIGVVSELELITKHSHEDTGTGIVIKGGKLISKEIVAHDHGTTVKVSNLFFNTPVRKKFLGSTQSEYRACIDVMDRFVFGWSNVGLKLISNSKERFNVPPASTEERMILRIDPELKGKLYPISADNGLMRVDGFVSDPDYSLNTSRYIYIYVNNRYIIDRSLNYTIINSYSTTLEKGRYPVAVINLSLPPHFIDVNVNPTKTAVKFPDRAMVNDMLINAVKEAIGNRHITYTSSDKYSLKKQYLNDIKESAEKYFVNHRNIVKTNPIPESIRHESPDIAKEKRIQGDIIPKGGFSSLNIYGQFRATYILATADDSIVIIDQHAMHERIIFERLVRDAKEKKSNSQMLLTPYGIFLNEHRLAVLNSIAAKFESIGYGISVDGQQVIVNAIPAATQFDPLLLIELIDEYENDVDTTHTVLEEIHRKDPGYRIMATVACKSAVKAGDFLTPEKIKAMFFQLDSLDIPLNCPHGRPFVFVLANMEIEKFFHRR; from the coding sequence ATGGGCATCATAAAATTATTATCCGATACACTTTCAAGCAAAATTGCAGCAGGAGAGGTTATAGAAAAACCGGCTTCTATTGTAAAAGAGCTTGTAGAAAATGCGATAGACGCACACGCGAGTTATATAACGGTTGAACTAACGGACGGCGGGAAGGCATTTATACAGATAAAGGATAATGGAGACGGTATATTATCAGAAGATGTTGAACTTGCGGTTCAAAGGCATGCAACCAGTAAATTAACGGACGAAAAGGGATTATATGAAATAAACACGCTTGGTTTTAGAGGAGAGGCACTCTACAGTATAGGGGTTGTCTCTGAATTGGAACTCATAACAAAACATTCGCACGAAGATACGGGAACAGGGATTGTTATAAAAGGCGGTAAATTGATAAGCAAGGAGATCGTCGCGCATGATCATGGTACTACCGTAAAGGTATCCAACCTGTTTTTTAACACGCCTGTGAGAAAAAAATTCCTTGGCTCTACCCAATCAGAATACAGGGCATGTATTGATGTAATGGATAGGTTTGTCTTTGGCTGGAGCAATGTAGGCTTAAAACTCATAAGCAACTCAAAAGAGCGGTTTAATGTTCCGCCGGCCTCTACTGAAGAGCGTATGATCTTAAGGATAGATCCTGAGCTTAAAGGCAAACTCTACCCTATAAGCGCGGATAATGGGCTTATGAGGGTTGATGGATTTGTTTCTGACCCTGATTACAGCTTGAATACCTCCAGATATATCTACATATATGTTAACAACAGGTATATAATCGACAGATCTTTAAATTATACAATCATAAACTCATATTCAACAACCCTTGAGAAAGGAAGGTATCCCGTTGCCGTGATTAATCTCTCTCTGCCTCCACATTTTATCGATGTTAATGTAAACCCTACAAAAACGGCGGTAAAATTCCCGGATAGAGCAATGGTAAACGATATGCTGATAAATGCCGTAAAAGAGGCTATCGGTAACAGGCATATTACGTACACATCATCGGATAAATATTCTCTAAAAAAACAATACCTTAATGATATAAAAGAATCTGCCGAGAAATACTTTGTCAATCATAGGAACATCGTAAAGACGAATCCCATACCTGAATCGATAAGGCACGAATCCCCAGATATTGCTAAAGAAAAACGGATTCAGGGCGATATCATTCCAAAAGGCGGGTTCTCTTCTCTAAACATATACGGGCAATTTCGTGCTACATACATACTGGCAACAGCAGATGATAGTATTGTTATTATCGATCAACATGCAATGCATGAGCGGATTATTTTCGAAAGGCTTGTCCGTGATGCGAAAGAAAAAAAATCTAACTCTCAAATGCTTCTTACACCGTACGGGATATTTTTGAATGAACATAGATTAGCCGTGCTGAACAGTATTGCCGCTAAATTTGAATCCATAGGTTATGGTATATCGGTGGATGGCCAACAGGTTATAGTAAATGCCATCCCTGCTGCCACACAGTTCGATCCATTATTGCTTATTGAGCTTATAGACGAATATGAGAATGATGTTGATACAACTCATACCGTGCTTGAAGAGATTCACCGGAAAGATCCCGGATACAGAATTATGGCTACTGTAGCATGTAAGAGTGCTGTAAAAGCAGGTGATTTTCTCACACCCGAAAAGATAAAGGCAATGTTTTTTCAACTGGATTCCCTTGACATCCCGCTTAATTGTCCACACGGAAGACCTTTTGTATTTGTCTTAGCAAACATGGAA